The DNA region AGCCCCACGCGACCGCGATCGCGGGCAGTCCGGCGTTGGCGGCGGTCTGCATATCCACCTCGGAGTCGCCGATATAGACGGCTTCGGAGGCGTCCGCGCCGAGCGCCTTCAGCGCGGCGAAGACGGAGTCCGGCGCGGGCTTCGGCTTCGAGCCGGCGGTGACGCCTATCTGCGCCTCGAAAAGTCCGGGGAAGAAGCGTTCGCAGAGCGCGCGTACCTCCGGTTGTGACTTGTTGGAAACGACGGCGGTGCGCACTCCCGCTTTTCGCAGCGCGGCGACGGCTTCGACGACGCCGTCGTAGGGGCGGGTGTTGTCGGCGCAATGCGGGCCGTACCATTCGCGGAAATCCGCGTGCAGCTTATCGAATGCGGCGCCTTCGGCGTCCGGTGCGGCGCGGCGCAGCAGCATCACGATGCCGTTTCCGACGAAGGAGCGCACCTCGTCGAGAGTCCGCTCGGGGCGGCCGGAGAGCCGCAGCGCGTAGTTCAGCGCGTCCATCAGGTCGCGCAGCGTGTCAAGTATCGTGCCGTCCATATCGAAGACGGCGCATTTGTATTTCATTCCGGAAATCTCCCTGAAAAGCAGGAAAGCCCCCGAAATTATTTCGGGGGCTTCCTCCGTTTGTTATTCTCTGTATTCCTCGATCGTGAAGGCCTCCAGCACGTCGCCTTCCTTGATGTCGTTGAACTTCTCGAGCTTGATGCCGCACTCGAAGCCGCTCTTGACCTCCTTGACGTCGTCCTTTACGCGGCGCAGGGAGTCCATTTCGTCCTCGGCGACGACGACGTTGTCGCGCAGGACGCGGATCTTGCTGCCGCGGACGATCGTGCCGTCGGTGACGTAGCAGCCGGCGATGACGCCGAGCTTGGAGACCTTGAAGGTCTGTCTGACTTCGGCGTGGCCGCCGACGACCTCGCGGAACTTCGGCGCCATCATGCCCTTCATGGCGGCCTCGATCTCCTCGATGCACTGGTAGATGACGCGGTAGAGGCGGATATCGACGCTGTTCGCCTTCGCGGTCTCGGCGGCGGTGGCGTCCGGACGGACGTTGAAGCCGACGATTATCGCGTTGGAGGCGGAGGCGAGCATGACGTCGCTCTCGTTGACGGCTCCGACGCCGCCGTGGATTATATTCACGCGGACCTCCTCGTTGGAGATCTTCTGCAGGGAGGCGCTGACCGCCTCCACGGAACCCTGAACGTCCGCCTTGACGATGATGTTGAGGTCCTTCAGCATACCTTCCTGAATGCGGGAGAAGAGGTCCTCGAGCGTGACGTTGCCGGCGTTCTTGGACTGATGCTCGCGCTCCTCGACGCGGCGCTGCTCAACGAGCTTGCGGGCGAGGGATTCGTCCGCGACGACGTTGAAGACGTCGCCCGTTTCGGGCACTTCGGCGAGACCGGTGATCTCGACGGGGGTGGAGGGGCCGGCTTCCTCGATGGTCGCGCCTCTGTCGTTGGTCAGCGCGCGGACGCGGCCGACGCTCTTGCCCGCGATGATTATATCGCCGGCGCGGAGGGTGCCGTTCTGCACCAGCAGGGTGGCGACGGGGCCGC from Clostridia bacterium includes:
- a CDS encoding HAD-IA family hydrolase; translated protein: MKYKCAVFDMDGTILDTLRDLMDALNYALRLSGRPERTLDEVRSFVGNGIVMLLRRAAPDAEGAAFDKLHADFREWYGPHCADNTRPYDGVVEAVAALRKAGVRTAVVSNKSQPEVRALCERFFPGLFEAQIGVTAGSKPKPAPDSVFAALKALGADASEAVYIGDSEVDMQTAANAGLPAIAVAWGFRGAAFLRSVGAETIVDSPDELIGLIV